The genomic stretch CaatttgctttttcagtaaacacttcatctgttgataaatactgtaaacgttttgtgtatatctaaatatatttacctatgttgaaagacgtgcatactATCGGATCATTAAAATACAACTTGTTTAGTCgttaggaaatcttgtaagatttccactgctatttttgctagataggtgcaatttgggtactcgttgcaatttgggtaccgttacgttaggCATGTTAGTTTGCGTAAatatatgtggttttttttacacaagaaTTTTgccattttgtatttattttgtatctctttgaaaaaaaatttatattcGTAAATCTgcctttaatgaaaaaaaaacttttcatgTTATTATAGATACAAGGATAAAAATTGTGTACGctagactcgcgtttcgtctttaAAAGAAGCAATAGTGacgctgaaataaaaaaaaaaaagacaattgaaAAAAGGCAAAATGAAGAACTACATTGAAGAGCATTTATGACATTTTATGCATAAAGAAAATAGCATTTTCCATTTGGTGCGTTCGCAGTGCTATTTTTTGTTTACCTACATCATGAACGTTTTAGTTTTGAAGGTCCTGAAGTAAAGATAATTTTACAAGATTAAAAAAAGGTcgtgaaaaaatattcaaataagaattGAAATGTCCCTTAACATGtgtaaataaaactaatattgatataatatGTACTAGTTTTAAATAGAATAAGTGGAATAAAGTGGAATAAAGTGTAAATGCAACAAAACATGTCATTGACTTAGATTTCAGAATGAatacaaacatttgaaaaataagttgtttgattgccaattagacaactctttactagagatcaaaatgacacagaaattaacaactataggtcaccgtacggccgtcaacaatgagcaaagcccataccgcatagtcagctataaaagtcccagAAATGAccagaaaactaactgcctaatttatgtacaaaaactgaacaaaaaacaaatacgtTTTTTACAGACATGACCCTGGTGATAAACAACCCTTGTACATTGATACACTTACCTGTTTATGATCGATACTTGGATTGCATGCAGAGAATTGAAGACCCATCCCCGTGCCAGACAGTTCGCACAggtatatatttatgtaaaaataattgAAACACATACAATGAGAAAGCATCAtattaagtaaaaagaaatcccAATAATATATCCATAAgctcttgatttatttatttttttttattttcgccTCGTTTCACGTTGTAAGACATAAAAAATTGAACCCAGAGAAACCCTTTGGATGCACGAAAATCATAACTTGCTCATCTTCTGGTGCAGAAAAAAACCCTGGTAATGTTATTTCACAAATCATAGATAAAATCTATGTTACAAATGTATGCATGTATCAGAATAATGACAatcacatttgaaaaaatatcagtaaGTGCAAGTTGTCCACTTGCCTCTGTATGAACTGTTCAGTCTAAAAAAGAAATAGTATTGATTGCATTCATGCATCAGTCGGCACTTTGTAAATTTTTATCAGAAAGACCATACCATACAATATTTTACCTCATACAGTTTAttcctatttcttttttaatgaaaaacacatttaatataaacgttttttttttaaggcaGATTGTACATTTTGTTTCCTTTCGCGCAAATGGCAACTAATGCCTTGTAGTTATATCATAGCCTATCATACATAATCAAACTTTATCTTGTTTATCGGATTTGTTTAATTTGCATATTTGCAGAAAACGTGAGAGTTGAAGTTAGAGATAGCCAAGTAGTGGCCCAAGTAGGACAGGAATTTTATTACATTGGAGATGAAGATGATCCGAACGATCTTCTGAACCAATCACCTGGAAAAACAACGGGATGCTTTACATTTGAAGGTATATATTTGATACTCTTGcatactatttaccgggtttgtaataatataagcaacacgatgggtgccacatatggagcaggatctgtttacccttcatgagcacctgagatcaccccacgttttttgtagggttcgtgttgcttattctttagttttgtatgttgtgtcatacgtactattgtttgtctgtttgtctttttttttttagccatggtgtcgtcagtttattttctatctatgagtttgactgtccctctggtatctttcgttcctcttttacatTGGGTACTTCAGCAAAAACGTGTACATCAAAGTAGGTTAATGCGCCAAAGTGCCTTAAATATTGCTAGGCTCTACTGGGGAACATAAGTTGTATTTCAAGCACATTGATAAATCAATATGTTTTAAATTCTGGTTCCAGTGAAACTTTAAGTAAACCTTATCATTTCGATTTAAAGCTAAACCAATTGTAAATTTGGTAATGATATAATCATCAGAAATTTCAATGTTTCATTACTGATACCAATCTATAAAAATATGCCGTAGTATGAAGCGCTTGCTTTTCAACACACCATGTTATCTTCGTTTGGTGGTTGTGTGATTCCATTAGCTTTTAAATCATTATTGGTATAATTCGATATGTCGCAATGATTTTATAAAGTGGTAAACAACGGTTTGTAAAACATTATACTTTATCACTGTTTCAAGATTTTATAGTTAAAAAGGGAACTATTTTGAAATAGGATCACTTATAAGTTCCAAGTTGCAAATTTaagttaaaatcaaaattaaaatgtagGAGCAGTTTATTCAAAATAGGCAGTTTTAAAGTTGTTGTTTATTCATCAAAACAGGTATTAATCCGCCAGAAGAATTAATCCCCAAAACTGTAATTGAAGAGTTTAGTGCTGACCAACACACAGAACAAACTCCTCGTACTTCAAGATTACGAGGAATACAAGTACCCTCAGTGACACGTACAAGTAagattattgtatttatatatcttGATGAATctatagatatatatgtatagatCACAACTATGTAATATTATATACAATAGATACAATCACTCTATTACTTTAAGTTTTCTTAAATGTATAAAAACTTTTCTAAGCATTCTGTGAATAAAAAGCActattttctgttgttttttgttgcgTTCAAAACAGCATGAGATTATACCATCCTTAAGCTTATTTGACCAATgttcgaaaaaatataaacattatttggcaagaatttatgtaaaaaaagatagcaatttataattataacaatACGTTAAATTTTCATAGTGCTGATACATATACACAGCATGTTTCCGCAATGACATATCTTCATTTGGAAGAGAACCACCCCTTTTTTTcctgttatattttaaaacacaAGTTCTGTGTCTACCTGCCAAGGGAAGTTTCTATCATTTAAAGTTTGGCCAAAAAGAGGCATTGTCATAATTTATTGTGGGAGCCTAGCTTAGTATTCTAAGACAAACTGTTATATCGTGTTTTATCATTTCAGATGGCAGTAAACGCTTGTGGGAGTTTTTACGTGATCTTTTGAATGATCCAATGACAAACCCTTCTTACATTAAATGGACCAACCAAGAGAAAGGCGAATTCAGAAtggtaaaaacaaaagaaatagcTCGAATGTGGggtgaaataaaaaataacgaaCGAATGAATTACGAAAACATGAGTCGTGCAATAAGGTAGATATTTTTTCTGTTAAGGAAATTCCAACAAATTTGATCTAGCAAAAGCGATTTTTGAACAAATGTtgaattcaattttcatttagcCTGATTTATTCAACATTTTCTGGCAGCTTGAGATAGTTTTAGGTTCTGAATGGCTTAAAAAGAGCTACatgatgtaaaacaaaaatattgaaataagtcTGATGTTTTATCGGTGTTTtacaaataaattcaaataattatcgtaaactttgtttcaataaaatacaaatcaatttcaattttgtcttgttttttttagatattattaTAAACGGAAAATAATGGAACCAGTATTAAACAGGCGACTTGTGTACAGATTTGGACCAAAGTCGCATGGTTGGAGACTTCCAAATTAGAGCTAATGGTTGGTGTGGTTGTTCTCTATATTTTACAACTGTTATTAAGCGGGTACGAACAATCTATGTCCATTATAATAGCAACATAACGAATGTTAGAAAGGATTAAAGCTGAAGACTACAGTATGTTTCCGGTGAAATTTTATCATATTATCCAAACCACGAGAAGTGAAGATGAGTTTCTGCAAAAGATCCTTTACAATCCACATACATTGAAATCTTGTTTTTATTCTCTTGACTGGAATAACCACACATGTGAACTTTGAATTTCATGGATTAGATTTAATGTAGACCTAAAATAATGGAACTTGGCGATTGCTTGATTCCTATTTGGAATTCtgtatttttgaaatacttagttTTTTGTATGTAGTTTGCTTCTTAAACGAATGGGAAACCATTATACTAACTATCAGAACAGCTTTGTAAAATTATGTTCATTTTGAtgacatatatatgtatagattTTGACACAATTGaattaacatatttttaacaataacGCACTGTCAAATGACATAAACATTTTGTAACATAATTCAATATGAACGTGTTTTGCATAATTTCGGACCGTATGTTTTGCGTCCAAATAACATCTCAAAGGATATCACATATTATTTGAAGTATTGTTATGTGATGGAATATCAAGTAAGAAATGGTAAATACTGTTGTTGATAAATAAGCGTATTCTAAAcgcaaaaatacaaacaaatcatCCGTTGTGCTTAATGAATACTGTTTACAAAATGGTCGGGTAACTTCCCTTGTAACTAAATCAAATACTGGAATCCGTCTTGTTTTGTCTATATTTGTGAAGGTCAACAAATACTAATAACTGCCATAGATCATAAGATACCACTTTAGGTGTTCTGGGCATTTTGCATTTTAATGTTCATTGTAatcattttttattgttgaaatcgTTGTATTTTATCTGTCTCTAACTTTTATTTGTGAAAAagagtttatatttttatactgCTGTTTATGTATTGTTGTTCATGATGTTAAATAAAACTAATTACCTTGCAAGTTGACAACGAATctcatttttcattcattattatcCATGATAATCATAAAAGATCTCAAATGAAAACAGTATTATACCATAGCCCATGTAAGGAATAGTatcatttataagttatatttttgataatagAATTACTTTCATCAAAGCAGGTTTTTGATGCGTTGGAGTTTTTTGACACTGCAGTTTCATGTATTTATAACGCAAAGTAGGctaattatgacttggatggagagttgtcacatttaTTCTCATACCAGATCATCTTAAATCTATTCACATATTGCCATTTATAATATTGTTTGCTTCATGAacatttacttttttcataattcAATTTAACTTTAAGCATACTTTATGAAAGTTATTTATTGAAATCATTCAAAAAACCAAACATCATCGAAAAGGCCGTGTCTTTGCAGCGTAAAAAAGTAACATTGAATAACCAACGATTACCCCTTGATAGAATGTAAGAGATACTTTGATTCACTATGCCATGAGGGTAAAACCCTCGATTCACTATACCATGACTGTAAAACATTAATCCCCTTTCAAAGTTGTTGGTATTCCCCAAACATACATTAAATTTTACTATAAACAGTTTATTGTTTGTGATGTTTTAACTGTCAACTTTACTGATAAGTAATAGTCTTTACAAAACGCAAAACAATATATAAACCctttatttgttcattaaactAATTGGGATAAGAGAATCTTGGTTCGTACTATATATGTCCATCTATATTATCTTATTAGATTCTGGTAGcatttacattattttgtgttgtttacGTTTAATCCAACCATAGTCTAATATCCTCTTTAATATTCAAACACTTCATTTAAACACGTAAATTAATAAATTCAAAGTTCAAAAAATCAGATATTACTAGTTGAATCTTTCTTGAAAGTTGAAACCTATTTCCAAATTACGATACGAGATACATAATAAAAATAGATTGATATCATAAAATTGTTATGCAATATAGATCTAGAACAAAGATTAAGATGTGAAAGAGATTATGTTTATTGTGGGTACACATTTTAAAATTCAGAACAACTGTTTAAAGGTGAAGGATAAATATATTACATTATGGGAACAAACTCTTTAATCGTCGATCTATGTATGTCATGTTTTGTCAGTCTTGGTTCGACTAATACAAGCTGGTTTTTGGTCTTGTATATTTTGCATCGTTTACCattaattcatcatagatacaaggactaaattttgtatttacgccagacgcgcgtttcgtctacaaaagactcatcagtgaccctcgaatccaaaaaaagtaaaaaaaaagccaaataaagtacgaagttgaagagcattgagatccaaaattcctaaaagtgttgccaaatacagcgaaggtaatctatgcctgaggtagaaaagcattagtatttcaaaaaattcaaaattttgtaaacagttaatttatatatataacaatatcaatgataattcatgtcagcaaaaaagtgctgactactgggcttgtgctGTCACAATATGCTACTACTCAAAAGCAATGTAATCATatctattttaaattaaattgacgTTTCAATAATGAGTGTTTTGAAATTGCACACACATTTCTATAAGTATCTTTTCCCAAAATGATTTCTGCAACAGAGATTATTATGCAGCCTAGTTCTAATCATTATTGTTATTTGTATAAAGTTTTACTATTATCGATGTAAATGTTAATTTATTTGATGCCGATTATAAAAACATACTGAGATCTTTATAATTGTTAACTTAGTTAATGCCGATTATAAAAACATACTGAGATCTTTATAATTGTTAACTTATTTAATGACGATTATAAAAACATACTGAGATCTTTATAATTGTTAACTTATTTAATGGCGATTATAAAAACATACTGAGATCTTTATAATTGTTAACTTATTTAATGCCGATTGTAAAAATATACTGAGATCTTTATAATTGTTAACTTATTTAATGGCGATTATAAAAACATACTGAGATCTTTATAATTGTTAACTTATTTAATGTCGATTATAAAAACATACTGAGATCTTTATAATTGTTAACTTATTTAATGCCGATTGTAAAAATATACTGAGATCTTTATAATTGTTAACTTATTTAATGTCGATTATAAAAACATACTGAGATCTTTATAATTGTTAACTTATTTAATGCCGATTGTAAAAATATACTGAGATCTTTATAATTGTTAACTTATTTAATGCTGATTAAAATATAATAACGGAttcttattgttatatttattcatTGCTACCACAAAATAATGCTCAACATTGTAAATGATACATTCCAATCGCATTATAATTTGAAGTAACGGAAAGGTACAATCATGTATTATATGATTGCATGTAGTGTAGGGATAACAATAGTCACCAATTTCATATCTGATTGATAAATGAAGGCAACATTAGTAAAACGTTGTTTGATTGTCAAACATTGATTAtgaaaaaacaacttttaaaaaacGATAAGAGgtaaacaacagaacaacagaaacactgaacagcaaccaaaaaaaccaaacaccaacatacatagccatggactatttgataacaacagtcatattcctaacttggtacaggacatttctagaaaacaatggtgggttgcATCTGGTTTAATGGCTAGCAAAACATCTcgcttatattgtactgttaaaAAACAGTTCAAATAAACACCAGATCTCTCAGTAcagagaaatataaataaatattataatagaagattaaaacatgtaaaaccaTGTAAATAACAACGGATACATAACATGAATTTACGACAACACTTAAGCACACTATAAACGAAGTAATATCTGAGTTTCACACGaatgtatcaacgccacaaaatGTGATgtatattgtaaagtttatatCATCACAGGATATATACAATGTAAATTTTACAAACTGTCACAAGTGGATCAAATATGAAAGCTATGCTGATACCATGTAGATTTTACagaacaaaaaactaaattgaTAAAATCTCTTTGATGTTATAATGACCTTTTACGAACTCCGGCAAATATAGTAGACAGCCAACAACAACTACTAATAAACAAAGTATGATATTACTCGagttttaaacatgtatttagtcATACAATTGTAAGCTTCCAATGTACAACTTTGCGAATGTGTCAGTTTAAGGTAAAACACTAATGACGAGTCAACGGCATTTTGATTGCAGTTGTATTTGCATTGGTATATATCATTCAATGCGATAATTTTGTCAGGCCCCTCAGTCATGTTTCATTGAACCATTCTCAATTTGCGTTAAATCTGGAACGTATAATGTATTTTTGATTCATTTTACGGCGGAACATGACATTTAACTTTGTCGATTTCCcatttttaaaactgaaattaaaTTTGCATGGCAGGTGATGTATGCATCGCAGGAGGCGATTACTCTGAGAAAGCATCACGATTTCGATCCTTTTAGGGTTTATGAAAGTTGATCAATTTTTAGTTCGTTGCCTTCACTTTTTTTTCTAGTAATTGCTTTGCATGCAGGATAGTcgaaaatggtgtcaagggagagctgaaaattcagtccctgacagagcggggatcgaaccaggaatcTTTGCGTTAGTAGTCCGATACTCTAACCACAGATCTCCTTAACCCTACAGGTTAAGTCATTGCCTTGAGGCTTGATATTTTTTCTGATTCTCTTCTTATAACGCTTAATTTCAAAATACTTTGTAAGAGCAAACAGTGGTTGATTTGGAGTTCTAATAGGGTAACATATCTCCTGCAGACTGTAACCTTGTAAACTAGCACATTTTTAAATTCTCGCGTGTCAGTCTAGTGCGATGCAGGgtttataattaacactgccattaaagcgtaggtgtggcatgccacaaaaccaggttcaacccaccattttttcataaaatgccctgtaccaagtcaggaaaatggccattgttacattatagttcgtttctgtgtgtgttacattacGGTGGTGTGtgtctgttgtgtcgtagttttcttatatttgatacgtttccctcagttttagtttgtaacctgcatttgtttttttctctatcgatttatgaattttgaacagcagtatacttctgttgtctttatttatatttatatcagcTTAATATATTTTGCCCAAATATGATTGttatattttccactggacgctaaacaaaaaatattttcatccaTACTGAcagtaaaaaaatgaaatgcataaaatttatacttttgcCATATATAAATGATCTACTGGTTATTAAATGTTCTTTGGTGGTGAGATAATTTCTAACCACAAGAGTAAGACAAGATTCcattacaataaaataaaaacgaaaattaACAAAAAGAGTGCATACAGGTTAACTAAGATGATATGATTAGAAAAAAGCTGCTCGTGTATCcattaaaatcatttatattgAATAATATTCTGTCTAATTATCTCCGCCTGTTACTTAATTTGGACTTGCTATTTGATAaggaaaaatgaagaaaaaaaaacaaacgctTGTTAAACTGATGAACTATTTCATTGCAGCATTATTCTATAACGTACAATGCTCATGAAGCCACACTATAATGGTTTCAGAAAAACCCTAAAAATTTCATCTTTGAGATAAGTAAGAATGCATAAACCCAGGAGCGTTTCAATAACTAGAAAATGTATAACCTATTGCATATCACATTTTACAAGGACTTAAATTTTTAAAcctaaaacatctccttttatctTTGCTTGAgtgcatatttttaaatattcatattcaTCTTATGATTCCAAGAAAAGTATGATTATGAATAGAAAGTCGATATAATCAATACATGAGGGTCTGTATGTAGGGGGATTATGTCTTCCTATTTTGCATTCTTTGATACTTAAGCCGTCTTTCACTTTTCTGCCCCTAATTCTGTATTTGTTATAGATTTGCAAGcaataatgtttttgatattttttttacaactttttctctattcttcatcTTTTGGAACCATTTTTCTGTAGTTTTGGTCAATTATTTTCTTGTTTGTAAGCCCCATCTATAGCCTCATAGATTTAAACAACTAGGAAGTAAGTGTTGAATGTTTTGATTGGCTGCCTATTGGGAAACGTACGAATTAGGAAGTATATGATGTGGACCATATTATAATACAGGAAgtaaatatcatcaatatatatattctCGGAAATACCGTCTTATGTAAAATTGGAAAACACTAAACCGTTATATTTTGAGGTGACCCTTGTTTTGAATTTACACATCGCGTACTTTATTAAGTTTAAAATGGAATTCATtcatttcaatgttttgtaactGATTTTCagtcaaaaatttgaaaatatgtctTTGGTCAATTGTTATAAACAagcaaaattatacatttttgcaATAGAGAACTAATAGTATAATATTCGTATATCCGTCGTTACGCATTAGTACATGTACTATGTCATTGAAAGTTAATTATATTTTAGACATATAATCATCTGTTGCTTGTGTATTTCATGAGTGCTCCTTGTAATAACCACTATAGTGGTCCATAAAATTTACTTATGTAAGCATTTATAAACATCTTATTAATTAATGAACCGGTTATAAATCTGGAACGTTTAGTGCAGAAAGGTTTCTGGT from Mytilus edulis chromosome 7, xbMytEdul2.2, whole genome shotgun sequence encodes the following:
- the LOC139481571 gene encoding ETS homologous factor-like, whose protein sequence is MTLVINNPCTLIHLPVYDRYLDCMQRIEDPSPCQTVRTENVRVEVRDSQVVAQVGQEFYYIGDEDDPNDLLNQSPGKTTGCFTFEGINPPEELIPKTVIEEFSADQHTEQTPRTSRLRGIQVPSVTRTNGSKRLWEFLRDLLNDPMTNPSYIKWTNQEKGEFRMVKTKEIARMWGEIKNNERMNYENMSRAIRYYYKRKIMEPVLNRRLVYRFGPKSHGWRLPN